Proteins encoded together in one Ferroglobus placidus DSM 10642 window:
- a CDS encoding class I SAM-dependent methyltransferase, translating into MSIDRAVEIAKNEGLSALARKSWDFVKFKLNLREKYHRLIIPYAIRKIKGIKFNSIEELVDFSFSWLSGLIRPMQVKEEITELLKLLSDRKPKVILEIGTANGGTLFLFTRVVARDATIISIDLPGGKFGGGYPDWKVPLYKAFALPDQKIHLIRADSHDPKTLDTVSRILNGRKIEFLFIDGDHTYEGVKKDFEMYSPIVRKGGIVAFHDIVPGPEDNVGGVPKFWQEIRERYKYQEIVKDWNHGGYGIGILFV; encoded by the coding sequence ATGTCGATCGATAGAGCAGTAGAAATAGCAAAAAATGAAGGACTTTCAGCACTCGCAAGGAAAAGCTGGGATTTCGTAAAATTCAAGTTGAATCTCAGAGAGAAGTATCATAGACTTATCATACCTTATGCTATACGAAAAATTAAAGGAATCAAATTTAATTCGATTGAAGAACTTGTAGATTTTTCGTTTAGCTGGTTATCCGGTTTAATCAGACCTATGCAGGTTAAAGAGGAGATAACAGAACTTCTGAAACTGTTATCAGATAGAAAACCCAAGGTTATCCTAGAAATAGGAACAGCAAACGGTGGAACGTTATTCTTGTTCACGCGAGTAGTTGCAAGAGATGCAACGATCATAAGTATAGACTTACCAGGCGGAAAATTCGGGGGTGGTTATCCTGACTGGAAAGTCCCACTCTATAAAGCGTTTGCTTTGCCAGACCAAAAAATCCACTTGATAAGAGCTGATTCTCACGATCCAAAAACTTTAGATACTGTTAGTAGAATTCTTAATGGACGAAAGATAGAATTTCTATTTATCGATGGAGATCACACTTATGAAGGTGTTAAAAAAGATTTTGAAATGTATTCGCCCATTGTTAGAAAAGGTGGCATAGTTGCTTTTCATGATATAGTTCCTGGCCCAGAAGATAATGTCGGAGGAGTTCCAAAATTCTGGCAAGAAATAAGAGAAAGATACAAATACCAAGAGATCGTCAAAGATTGGAATCACGGGGGATATGGAATTGGAATTTTATTTGTTTAA